One genomic window of Solanum dulcamara chromosome 12, daSolDulc1.2, whole genome shotgun sequence includes the following:
- the LOC129875982 gene encoding protein EMSY-LIKE 3-like isoform X1 — protein MDYEPYDSSGTDDDLPPSHQNRIPRGSGRITGNGRSAVIGSVPYQRMYGETDMEAQIHQLEQEAYSSVLRAFKAQADAITWEKESLITELRKELRLSNEEHRELLARVNNDDVIRRIREWRQSGGHQPGMLGAGQSVHDPIPSPSVSASRKKQKIAQSLPSQSFAGPSPTFHPPPVTAANQPSSSAAKRGPMVGPKGKKHKSGQMMPGASSMKMQYPTPGPSGRVQFGNRVSEPAEAASFDPLIGRKVKTRWPDDNNFYEALITDFNRAEGRHALVYDMGTANETWEWVNLAEISPEDIQWEGEDPGISHHGNYGGLGHAMTRPVGRDSAPGAGRGRGFTKAQSRKDFPPSQNGIGKKGSDDIQLLHTDTLIKEVERIFGAGHPDPLEVEKAKKVLKEHEQALLDAISRLGELSDGESGEFSGGECHWKKRKRKKVCEKEK, from the exons ATGGACTACGAGCCCTATGATAGCAGTG GAACTGATGATGATCTTCCTCCATCACATCAAAATAGGATTCCAAGAGGTAGTGGTCGCATTACTGGAAATGGAAGGTCTGCTGTTATTGGTTCTGTTCCCTATCAGAGGATGTACGGTGAAACAGATATGGAGGCCCAAATTCACCAACTTGAGCAAGAAGCATACAGTTCAGTTCTAAGAGCTTTTAAAGCTCAAGCTGATGCCATTACATGg GAGAAAGAAAGCTTGATAACTGAGTTAAGAAAAGAGTTACGGTTGTCCAATGAAGAACATAGAGAACTTCTTGCTAGAGTTAATAATGATGATGTCATCAGAAGAATAAG GGAATGGAGGCAATCTGGTGGGCATCAACCTGGTATGCTTGGTGCTGGTCAATCTGTTCATGATCCAATACCCAGCCCTTCTGTCTCAGCGTCACGGAAGAAACAGAAGATAGCCCAATCTTTACCTTCTCAATCCTTTGCTGGACCATCTCCTACTTTTCATCCACCTCCAGTGACTGCTGCAAACCAGCCATCTTCATCAGCTGCCAAGAGAGGACCAATGGTGGGGCCAAAGGGTAAAAAGCATAAATCT GGCCAGATGATGCCTGGTGCGTCTTCGATGAAAATGCAGTACCCTACTCCTGGTCCTTCTGGAAGAGTCCAATTTGGTAATCGGGTTTCTGAACCTGCTGAAGCAGCATCATTTGATCCATTGATTGGAAGGAAAGTGAAAACTAGATGGCCTGATGACaataatttttatgaagcaCTCATAACTGATTTTAATCGAGCTGAG GGTAGACATGCGCTTGTTTATGATATGGGTACTGCAAATGAGACGTGGGAATGGGTCAACCTTGCTGAG ATTTCTCCTGAGGATATCCAGTGGGAGGGTGAAGACCCTGGAATTTCTCATCATGGAAATTATGGTGGATTAGGTCATGCCATGACTAGACCTGTTGGACGTGATAGTGCTCCAGGTGCTGGGAGAGGTCGGGGCTTCACTAAAGCTCAGTCCAGAAAAGATTTTCCACCATCACAGAATGGCATAGGAAAGAAGGGATCTGATGATATTCAGTTACTTCATACTGATACATTGATCAAAGAG GTGGAGAGGATCTTTGGTGCTGGCCATCCAGATCCTCTGGAGGTTGAGAAGGCAAAGAAAGTGCTGAAG GAGCATGAGCAGGCACTTCTAGATGCCATTTCAAGGCTTGGAGAGTTGTCTGATGGTGAAAGTG GTGAATTTTCGGGTGGGGAATGCCATTGGAAAaagaggaaaaggaaaaaagtttgtgaaaaagaaaagtaa
- the LOC129875982 gene encoding protein EMSY-LIKE 3-like isoform X2 yields the protein MDYEPYDSSGTDDDLPPSHQNRIPRGSGRITGNGRSAVIGSVPYQRMYGETDMEAQIHQLEQEAYSSVLRAFKAQADAITWEKESLITELRKELRLSNEEHRELLARVNNDDVIRRIREWRQSGGHQPGMLGAGQSVHDPIPSPSVSASRKKQKIAQSLPSQSFAGPSPTFHPPPVTAANQPSSSAAKRGPMVGPKGKKHKSGQMMPGASSMKMQYPTPGPSGRVQFGNRVSEPAEAASFDPLIGRKVKTRWPDDNNFYEALITDFNRAEGRHALVYDMGTANETWEWVNLAEISPEDIQWEGEDPGISHHGNYGGLGHAMTRPVGRDSAPGAGRGRGFTKAQSRKDFPPSQNGIGKKGSDDIQLLHTDTLIKEVERIFGAGHPDPLEVEKAKKVLKEHEQALLDAISRLGELSDGESDEHHFMHGQAMDRE from the exons ATGGACTACGAGCCCTATGATAGCAGTG GAACTGATGATGATCTTCCTCCATCACATCAAAATAGGATTCCAAGAGGTAGTGGTCGCATTACTGGAAATGGAAGGTCTGCTGTTATTGGTTCTGTTCCCTATCAGAGGATGTACGGTGAAACAGATATGGAGGCCCAAATTCACCAACTTGAGCAAGAAGCATACAGTTCAGTTCTAAGAGCTTTTAAAGCTCAAGCTGATGCCATTACATGg GAGAAAGAAAGCTTGATAACTGAGTTAAGAAAAGAGTTACGGTTGTCCAATGAAGAACATAGAGAACTTCTTGCTAGAGTTAATAATGATGATGTCATCAGAAGAATAAG GGAATGGAGGCAATCTGGTGGGCATCAACCTGGTATGCTTGGTGCTGGTCAATCTGTTCATGATCCAATACCCAGCCCTTCTGTCTCAGCGTCACGGAAGAAACAGAAGATAGCCCAATCTTTACCTTCTCAATCCTTTGCTGGACCATCTCCTACTTTTCATCCACCTCCAGTGACTGCTGCAAACCAGCCATCTTCATCAGCTGCCAAGAGAGGACCAATGGTGGGGCCAAAGGGTAAAAAGCATAAATCT GGCCAGATGATGCCTGGTGCGTCTTCGATGAAAATGCAGTACCCTACTCCTGGTCCTTCTGGAAGAGTCCAATTTGGTAATCGGGTTTCTGAACCTGCTGAAGCAGCATCATTTGATCCATTGATTGGAAGGAAAGTGAAAACTAGATGGCCTGATGACaataatttttatgaagcaCTCATAACTGATTTTAATCGAGCTGAG GGTAGACATGCGCTTGTTTATGATATGGGTACTGCAAATGAGACGTGGGAATGGGTCAACCTTGCTGAG ATTTCTCCTGAGGATATCCAGTGGGAGGGTGAAGACCCTGGAATTTCTCATCATGGAAATTATGGTGGATTAGGTCATGCCATGACTAGACCTGTTGGACGTGATAGTGCTCCAGGTGCTGGGAGAGGTCGGGGCTTCACTAAAGCTCAGTCCAGAAAAGATTTTCCACCATCACAGAATGGCATAGGAAAGAAGGGATCTGATGATATTCAGTTACTTCATACTGATACATTGATCAAAGAG GTGGAGAGGATCTTTGGTGCTGGCCATCCAGATCCTCTGGAGGTTGAGAAGGCAAAGAAAGTGCTGAAG GAGCATGAGCAGGCACTTCTAGATGCCATTTCAAGGCTTGGAGAGTTGTCTGATGGTGAAAGTG ATGAACACCATTTCATGCATGGGCAGGCCATGGATCGGGAGTAA